The Nematostella vectensis chromosome 11, jaNemVect1.1, whole genome shotgun sequence nucleotide sequence ATGCAAGTTAGATAAAATAGAATGAGCTCCTTTGGTTTTACGTGGGCGCTCTTAAGCTGGCGTAGAAAGTAAAGGCGCTTATTTACCTTTTTGATAACTTCATCTACGTGGGCGTTCCACTTTAGGTCACTCGAAAAGGTTACGCCTAAGATCTTAGCTTGTGAAACGCATTCCAGCTCAGTATTGTTAACCATTATTGGGTCGAATACGGGCGGAGATCGCGCAAAGGAGATTCGGAGCTCTTTGCATTTAGCTTCGTTTAACTCGAACTTATCTGAGGCTGCCTGATTGCCTTAGTCGTCCACCAGATGTTGTAGATTGCTGCTGGTCTGGCCCTTGTGGATTACTTCTGTGATGGTGGTATCGTCTACATATTTCCACAAGTCCACCTCAGTAATGGATAagtcatttattattatcgtGAACAGCCACGGACCCAGCTTCGTTCCTTGTGGGACACCAGATGGGATGGTGCCCCACTCTGAATAACAATCTTGGCAGAGTTTGACGCGCTGTCTCCGTGACGTGAGGAAGTCAACGATCCAGGCTGTTATAGTACTAGGTAGGTCGTACATCATCAGCTTTCGCACAAGGATGTGATGATCTATCAGATCGAAGGCCTTGCGGGAATCAAACAGGATGGTCCTGGCTGTAGCTCCGTTTCCGTCTGTCGCACTTAGCCAAGAATGATGCATGCTAATAAGCGCGTGAGTCGTGTTCGACCCCGGTACAGTCCCGAACTGATTAACATCGACCTTTTTCAGGACGGCAGGCTTGAGGTTCTGCTCGACTACGTAATCTTCTGCGAGCTTAGACAGCACAGATGTTTGTTTACGTCAAGGACGGGTTTCTGCTTGGGGACTGGGGCGATGTCTGCATCTTTCCACGACTGAGGCAGCCTTGCCTCTTTAAAGGAGCAGTTAAGAATGTCGGTAACTGGCTCCGCTAGCAAGTCGGCCTTCTCCTTGAGAATCCAGCCTGGCATCCCGTCAGGTCCGCAAGCTTTGGAGGGGTTCAACTGGGTTGCCAGTTTCTTTAAGACCGATAGCTGGGAGACTTGGAGAGTGTACGCGTGTTCCTCTGACTCGGGGGTGAGGTGACATTTCTCTGAAAGGGGCTCAAATACATTCATCGGGCTCAGAAACGCTGTGTTGATGGTGTCAGCAATGTTCTTTAAGCAACCCGCCTCCTGACCACTTGCGATATGCTGGTACAAAAGGCCGGGGTCCTGGCTCCCAGGTGCGCTCATCCCGCCAAGTTTTTTCACCTCTCTCCATCAAGTGGACGGCTTAGATTCTTTCAAATGCTCCACCTTGGGATCATAATATTTGGAGCGACAGGATTTCCTCTCTCGGTTTACGCGGTTTCGCAGCTTCCTGTACTGGTCTTGGCTTCCCTCAGCTAATGCTTTCTGGCGCGTCCGTATTAGTTTCTTCTTTCGCCGCGTTTTCTCAACTCGGACAACAAGTTTCCCGAGAGCTACTGAATCCTCGTTCCTTACGCTTGTTCATTAAAACACTTCTGTATACAAACTATTCTAGCGTTCCTTCGCGAAAGGCATGAGTTGGCGGACAGCCCTACAAAAACGCGTCTTCACGCTAAGGCCGCCATGTGCATTTCCGCCATTGTAAAAAGGGTTTATTCACAGGTCGATTTCCCCAAATCTGGAATCATGAACGTGCAGGGGTAAACTAAAGGCTATCGGAAAACTAAAGTCTCAATGCTATCTAGAGAATTCGGAGCGTGTGGTAGAGCCGCGAACATGGTGTATTAATGTGTAACTTGAGCACATTGTTCTAAACCCGATACCAATAGCGCAAGTAAAAAAAGACATATCCACAGGTCGTTTTCCCCAAATCTGGAATCTTGAGCCTGCAGGGGTGACTAAGGGCTATTAGAAAACTATAATCTCAATGCCATCTATAGAATTCGGAGCGTGTGGTAGAGCCACGAACATTGTCAATTGATTTGTTACTTGAGCACCTTGTTCTAAACCCGATAAATACC carries:
- the LOC5508835 gene encoding uncharacterized protein LOC5508835 — its product is MSAPGSQDPGLLYQHIASGQEAGCLKNIADTINTAFLSPMNVFEPLSEKCHLTPESEEHAYTLQVSQLSVLKKLATQLNPSKACGPDGMPGWILKEKADLLAEPVTDILNCSFKEARLPQSWKDADIAPVPKQKPVLDVNKHLCCLSSQKIT